In the Aneurinibacillus soli genome, one interval contains:
- the ychF gene encoding redox-regulated ATPase YchF: MANSCGIVGLPNVGKSTLFNAITQAGAESANYPFCTIEPNVGIVEVPDPRLNKLTEIVVPKKTVPTAFQFVDIAGLVRGASKGEGLGNQFLSHIREVDAIAHVVRCFEDENITHVEGKIDPINDITTINLELILADLESVDRRIDRLGRKVKSGDKEAKVEYDLLLKVKDALENEKPARSLDLTDDEQKMIHHFHMLTMKPVLYVANVSEDGIHEAEAGNNPYVEKVREFATAEGSAVVIISAKVESEIAEMDEEDKAMFLEELGLQESGLDRLIREAYTLLGLITYFTAGVQEVRAWTIRRGTKAPQAAAVIHNDFERGFIRAEVVAYNDLMEAGSMNQAKENGKFRLEGKEYVVIDGDIMHFRFNV, from the coding sequence ATGGCAAATTCTTGCGGAATTGTAGGACTTCCAAATGTAGGGAAGTCGACGCTATTTAATGCGATTACACAGGCGGGAGCAGAATCCGCTAACTATCCGTTCTGTACGATTGAACCGAACGTCGGCATCGTGGAAGTTCCCGATCCGCGTCTGAACAAGCTGACAGAAATTGTTGTACCGAAGAAAACGGTACCGACAGCGTTCCAGTTTGTTGATATTGCAGGTCTTGTGCGCGGGGCCAGTAAAGGAGAAGGTCTTGGCAACCAGTTCCTTTCTCATATTCGTGAAGTCGATGCTATCGCTCACGTTGTACGCTGCTTTGAAGACGAAAATATCACACATGTAGAAGGAAAAATCGACCCGATTAATGACATTACGACAATCAATCTTGAGTTGATTCTGGCTGACCTTGAATCGGTAGATCGCCGTATTGATCGTCTCGGACGTAAAGTAAAGTCAGGCGATAAAGAAGCAAAAGTTGAATATGATTTATTACTTAAGGTGAAAGATGCGCTGGAGAACGAGAAGCCAGCTCGCAGCCTTGATCTAACAGACGACGAACAGAAAATGATTCACCATTTCCATATGCTGACGATGAAACCGGTTTTGTACGTAGCAAACGTAAGTGAAGACGGGATTCATGAAGCGGAAGCAGGCAATAACCCGTACGTGGAAAAAGTACGCGAGTTTGCTACGGCAGAAGGGTCTGCTGTCGTCATTATTTCGGCGAAAGTCGAATCTGAAATTGCAGAAATGGATGAAGAAGACAAGGCGATGTTCCTTGAAGAGCTTGGCCTTCAGGAATCTGGTCTTGATCGCTTGATTCGTGAAGCGTATACGCTCCTCGGTTTGATCACATATTTTACAGCCGGTGTGCAGGAAGTGCGTGCCTGGACCATCCGCCGTGGCACAAAAGCACCGCAGGCAGCAGCTGTCATTCATAATGACTTTGAACGCGGCTTTATTCGGGCGGAAGTAGTCGCTTATAACGACTTAATGGAAGCTGGTTCCATGAACCAGGCGAAAGAAAACGGCAAGTTCCGTCTCGAAGGTAAAGAATATGTTGTGATAGATGGCGACATTATGCACTTCCGTTTCAATGTATAA
- a CDS encoding mechanosensitive ion channel family protein, translated as MGLEKYYDSFMAYVTDWNRWEKFGSITLKIIVMFIAAKLIVKITNAAVNRIFQQRESGGRFERLRLDTRRSETMRTLINNIIKYTIYFIAFLNVFTFLGYNPQPLLASAGVLGLAIGFGAQNLVRDVITGFFIIFEDQFAVGDVVTIGKVTGTVQEIGLRVTRIKVWTGEVHIIPNGQITEVTNMSLANSMAVVDISVGYEQDINHVVELLKEAAPRWKETIESIVEIPSVLGVERFGPSEVVIRVIAECESMQHVPVMRTLRADIKEMFDANGIEIPYPHMVMMNGEKGTNIEQAEENSRQKQASAN; from the coding sequence ATGGGCCTCGAAAAATATTATGACAGTTTTATGGCGTATGTGACGGATTGGAACAGATGGGAGAAGTTTGGCTCCATCACACTGAAGATCATCGTGATGTTCATTGCAGCCAAATTGATCGTAAAGATAACGAATGCTGCTGTAAACCGTATCTTTCAACAGCGGGAGAGCGGCGGGCGATTTGAGCGATTGCGTCTGGACACACGACGCAGTGAAACGATGCGAACGCTTATTAATAATATAATTAAATACACGATTTATTTTATTGCGTTCTTGAATGTATTTACGTTCCTTGGATATAATCCGCAACCTTTGCTGGCGAGTGCCGGTGTACTTGGATTGGCAATTGGTTTTGGGGCGCAGAACCTTGTTCGTGATGTGATCACCGGCTTTTTTATCATTTTTGAAGATCAATTTGCCGTTGGGGATGTTGTTACGATTGGTAAGGTAACGGGAACAGTACAGGAAATCGGATTGCGTGTAACCCGAATTAAAGTATGGACAGGAGAAGTTCATATCATTCCGAACGGTCAGATTACAGAAGTAACAAATATGTCTCTTGCAAACTCTATGGCGGTTGTTGATATCAGCGTGGGGTATGAACAGGATATTAATCATGTTGTGGAATTACTGAAAGAAGCAGCACCAAGATGGAAGGAAACCATTGAATCCATTGTAGAAATACCATCTGTACTCGGTGTGGAGCGATTCGGCCCATCGGAAGTGGTTATTCGTGTAATCGCAGAATGTGAATCCATGCAGCATGTTCCTGTGATGCGTACGCTTCGGGCTGATATTAAGGAAATGTTCGATGCTAATGGGATCGAAATTCCGTATCCACACATGGTTATGATGAATGGGGAAAAAGGAACAAACATCGAACAGGCAGAAGAAAATTCGAGACAAAAGCAAGCATCGGCTAACTAA
- a CDS encoding DUF554 domain-containing protein: MVLLGAIVNALTIIIGALLGSRLSGIPESTRATVMQGLALAVLVLGVQMGMKSDNFLLVIFSLVVGSILGEWWKLEDKLHQLGKFLESRVGSKGKGSIATAFVTATLVYCVGAMAILGSLDSGLRNDHQILFTKAMLDGFSAVIFASGLGIGVLFSAVPVFLYEAALSLGAHFINQLVSEEMLMLIVKEVTATGGIMIMAISLNLLGVVKIRTANMLPALLVVTVGVPVIKNWSAVQTWFMSMF, from the coding sequence GTGGTACTGCTTGGAGCGATCGTCAATGCATTGACGATCATCATCGGTGCGCTGCTTGGCTCTCGACTCTCCGGTATTCCAGAGAGTACACGGGCGACAGTCATGCAGGGGCTTGCACTTGCGGTTTTAGTGTTGGGAGTACAAATGGGGATGAAATCGGACAATTTTTTGCTTGTTATTTTTAGTTTGGTTGTCGGTTCTATCCTTGGAGAGTGGTGGAAGCTGGAGGATAAGCTTCATCAGCTTGGAAAGTTTCTGGAAAGTAGAGTTGGGAGCAAAGGGAAGGGGAGTATCGCTACAGCTTTTGTTACAGCTACGCTCGTATATTGTGTGGGGGCGATGGCGATTCTTGGTTCACTGGACAGTGGCCTGCGAAATGATCATCAGATTCTATTTACAAAAGCGATGCTAGATGGTTTCTCGGCTGTAATCTTTGCATCTGGGCTTGGAATCGGTGTATTATTCTCGGCTGTTCCTGTTTTTCTATACGAAGCAGCTCTTTCACTTGGAGCTCATTTTATTAATCAACTTGTAAGCGAGGAGATGCTGATGCTAATTGTGAAAGAAGTGACAGCAACCGGTGGGATTATGATTATGGCGATTTCTTTGAATTTGCTTGGCGTTGTTAAAATTAGAACAGCAAATATGCTGCCGGCTCTTCTCGTTGTGACAGTGGGTGTGCCAGTTATTAAAAACTGGTCTGCTGTTCAAACGTGGTTTATGTCGATGTTTTAA
- a CDS encoding ParB/RepB/Spo0J family partition protein, with the protein MSKRLGRGLDALIPTVEVEEGDQILHADVRKIRPNPYQPRKHFAEDALRELADSIQEHGIIQPLVVRKSIKGYELVAGERRLRAAKSLKLDHVPVVVKDFTDEQVMQIALIENLQREDLNAIEVAQAYQKLMETFSMKQEDLAKRVGKSRPHIANFLRLLHLPNEIQESVSRGTLSMGHARTLLAVENDEIKLELAREVEAKLMSVRELEEIVQRLNEKKKVSRETKTDGNERFVKALEERLRMTFGTSVSIKPSRNKRKGKIEIAYFSEEDLERILEIIEKNSV; encoded by the coding sequence TTGAGTAAACGATTAGGTCGTGGCTTAGATGCACTCATTCCTACGGTTGAGGTAGAAGAAGGTGACCAAATCCTCCATGCTGACGTTCGAAAAATAAGACCTAATCCGTATCAGCCGCGTAAGCATTTTGCAGAGGATGCACTACGTGAATTGGCTGATTCCATTCAGGAACATGGTATTATTCAGCCGCTTGTTGTCCGTAAAAGTATCAAAGGATATGAGCTTGTTGCAGGTGAACGTCGGTTGCGTGCTGCTAAATCGCTTAAATTAGATCATGTTCCTGTTGTCGTTAAAGATTTTACAGACGAGCAGGTTATGCAGATTGCACTGATTGAAAATTTACAACGGGAAGATCTGAACGCAATTGAGGTCGCGCAAGCATATCAGAAGCTGATGGAGACTTTTTCGATGAAGCAGGAGGATCTGGCAAAGCGTGTAGGAAAAAGTCGTCCTCATATAGCAAATTTCCTGCGCCTTCTTCATCTCCCAAATGAAATTCAGGAAAGTGTTTCACGTGGAACATTATCTATGGGACACGCCCGAACTCTTCTTGCAGTTGAAAATGATGAGATTAAACTAGAGCTTGCCCGCGAAGTGGAAGCAAAGTTGATGAGCGTACGTGAACTGGAAGAGATTGTTCAAAGACTGAATGAAAAGAAAAAAGTTTCACGCGAAACAAAAACGGATGGAAATGAGCGATTCGTTAAAGCGCTTGAAGAACGCTTGCGCATGACATTTGGGACGTCCGTCAGCATTAAGCCATCTCGTAATAAAAGAAAAGGAAAAATCGAGATTGCTTATTTCTCAGAAGAAGATTTGGAGCGCATTCTCGAGATTATTGAAAAAAATAGTGTATAA
- a CDS encoding ParA family protein: protein MGKIIAVTNQKGGVGKTTTSVNLSACIAQEGRKVLLVDIDAQGNATSGIGVEKAHVSYCVYDVLINDINTMDAVLPTEIPNLFVLPATIQLAGAEIELVPVYAREKRLKKALDLVRDKYDYIIIDCPPSLGILTINALTAADSVLIPIQCEYYALEGLSQLLNTIRLVQKQLNRNLYIEGVLLTMLDARTNLGIQVIDEVKKYFQEKVYGTIIPRNVRLSEAPSHGQAIITYDRRSKGAEVYSDLAREVIGIE from the coding sequence ATGGGGAAAATTATTGCAGTTACGAACCAAAAAGGCGGCGTCGGCAAAACTACTACCTCTGTCAATCTCAGCGCCTGCATCGCACAGGAAGGAAGGAAAGTTCTGCTTGTTGATATTGATGCGCAAGGAAATGCAACAAGTGGGATCGGAGTCGAAAAAGCACATGTGAGCTACTGTGTGTATGATGTTTTAATTAATGATATTAATACGATGGATGCAGTTCTGCCCACAGAAATTCCAAACTTATTCGTACTTCCGGCAACAATTCAGTTAGCGGGAGCTGAGATTGAACTTGTTCCCGTATATGCCCGCGAGAAGCGGTTAAAAAAGGCGCTTGATCTTGTTCGGGACAAGTATGATTATATTATTATTGATTGTCCGCCTTCGCTTGGGATTTTAACGATAAATGCGTTAACGGCAGCTGACTCTGTATTGATTCCGATTCAGTGTGAATATTATGCACTTGAAGGACTCAGTCAGCTGTTAAATACGATTCGTCTTGTTCAAAAGCAGCTGAATCGAAATCTTTATATTGAAGGTGTATTACTAACCATGCTGGATGCCAGGACGAATCTTGGTATTCAGGTGATTGATGAAGTAAAGAAATACTTCCAGGAAAAAGTGTACGGAACCATCATCCCGCGCAACGTGCGGCTTAGTGAAGCGCCAAGCCACGGGCAGGCGATTATTACATATGACCGCCGTTCTAAGGGAGCGGAAGTATATAGTGACCTGGCCAGAGAGGTGATTGGAATTGAGTAA
- a CDS encoding DUF951 domain-containing protein, producing MERKVFGLGDVVEMKKPHPCGTNRWKIIRMGMDIRVKCLGCEHSVMIPRAKFEKRLKKVLEAAEPTE from the coding sequence ATGGAGCGTAAGGTGTTCGGATTAGGTGATGTTGTAGAAATGAAAAAGCCGCATCCATGCGGAACAAATCGCTGGAAGATTATTCGGATGGGGATGGATATACGTGTGAAATGTCTCGGATGTGAGCACAGTGTTATGATCCCACGTGCAAAATTCGAGAAGCGATTAAAAAAGGTGTTGGAAGCAGCAGAACCTACGGAATAG
- a CDS encoding DUF3343 domain-containing protein codes for MELLILIAFDSTQQALRAEMLLEYADIEIDTRPTPKEVTAGCALSIDISASDFEKADRIIRQEQVEIKGYYCKDNGIYRLYQPYER; via the coding sequence ATGGAACTTTTGATTTTGATCGCATTTGATTCTACTCAGCAGGCATTGCGTGCTGAGATGCTGTTGGAGTACGCGGATATTGAGATTGATACGCGGCCGACTCCGAAAGAAGTGACAGCAGGCTGCGCTTTATCCATTGACATTTCGGCATCGGATTTCGAAAAGGCAGATCGGATTATTCGACAGGAGCAAGTAGAGATTAAAGGATATTATTGTAAAGATAACGGTATATATAGGCTGTATCAGCCGTACGAAAGATAA
- the rpsR gene encoding 30S ribosomal protein S18: MAQRRGRGKRRKVCYFTSNKITHIDYKDIDLLKKFVSERGKILPRRVTGTSAKYQRMLTIAIKRSRQIALLPYVTE; encoded by the coding sequence ATGGCACAACGTCGTGGACGCGGCAAACGCCGTAAGGTTTGTTACTTTACTTCAAACAAAATCACGCACATTGACTATAAAGACATTGATTTGCTCAAGAAGTTTGTGAGCGAGCGCGGAAAGATTTTACCGCGCCGTGTAACAGGTACTTCTGCTAAATATCAGCGCATGCTGACAATTGCAATCAAACGTTCTCGTCAAATCGCCCTGTTACCATACGTGACAGAGTAG
- a CDS encoding single-stranded DNA-binding protein, producing the protein MLNRAILLGRLTKDPELRYTQNGTAVATFSLAVDRRTTNQQGERETDFLNIVVWSKLAELCAQYLKKGRQAAVEGRIQTRNYENKEGRRVYVTEIVAENVQFIGGQGQGQGGSGFQDEPYSGGGFGQAPSSGGGSRSRDAFNDNPFADTQKPIDISDDDLPF; encoded by the coding sequence GTGTTGAATCGAGCGATATTGCTAGGTCGTTTAACGAAAGATCCGGAATTGCGCTACACGCAGAACGGAACAGCTGTAGCAACATTTTCACTGGCTGTAGACCGGAGAACGACTAACCAGCAGGGTGAAAGAGAAACCGATTTTCTCAACATCGTAGTCTGGAGCAAGCTGGCTGAGCTTTGTGCCCAGTATTTGAAGAAAGGCCGTCAGGCAGCTGTCGAGGGCCGGATTCAAACACGCAACTATGAGAATAAGGAAGGCCGACGCGTCTATGTCACAGAGATTGTGGCAGAGAATGTACAGTTCATTGGTGGACAAGGTCAGGGCCAGGGTGGTTCAGGCTTTCAGGATGAGCCGTACAGTGGCGGCGGATTTGGTCAAGCTCCTTCCTCTGGTGGCGGCAGCCGTTCGCGTGATGCCTTCAATGATAATCCCTTTGCTGATACTCAAAAACCGATTGATATCTCGGATGATGATCTACCATTCTAG
- the rsmG gene encoding 16S rRNA (guanine(527)-N(7))-methyltransferase RsmG encodes MDAMMLRQLAFDHGISLSDEQLSQFYRYYELLVEWNEKMNLTGITEQGQVYEKHFYDSITPAFYHDFSTVQSVIDVGSGAGFPGVPLKICFPHLKLTILDSLNKRLMFLQEVTKELGLQDVSFLHSRAEDAGRNAKYREAFDMATARAVARMSVLSELCMPFVKQGGIFLVMKGSNVEEELTEGKKAIKTLGGKTERVETFQLPEEQSERNIISIRKQQKTPGTYPRKAGTPAKKPIV; translated from the coding sequence ATGGATGCAATGATGCTTCGGCAGCTGGCTTTTGACCATGGAATTTCATTGTCGGATGAGCAGTTGTCACAGTTCTATCGGTATTATGAGTTGCTGGTCGAATGGAATGAAAAAATGAATCTGACTGGGATTACAGAACAGGGGCAGGTGTATGAAAAGCACTTTTATGACTCCATTACGCCCGCTTTTTATCACGATTTCAGTACCGTACAGAGTGTAATTGATGTAGGCTCCGGTGCGGGGTTCCCGGGCGTACCGCTTAAGATCTGCTTCCCACATCTGAAGCTTACCATTCTGGATTCGCTGAACAAGCGCCTGATGTTTCTGCAGGAAGTAACGAAAGAGCTTGGCCTGCAGGATGTATCATTCCTTCACAGCCGCGCAGAAGACGCGGGAAGGAACGCAAAATATCGGGAAGCATTCGATATGGCTACAGCCCGTGCTGTGGCACGTATGAGTGTTCTTTCTGAGCTATGTATGCCTTTTGTTAAACAGGGCGGCATATTTCTTGTTATGAAAGGCTCAAACGTTGAAGAAGAGCTTACTGAAGGCAAAAAAGCGATTAAGACGCTCGGAGGAAAAACGGAAAGGGTAGAGACATTCCAGCTTCCAGAAGAGCAGTCCGAACGCAATATTATTAGTATTCGCAAGCAGCAGAAAACACCGGGTACGTACCCGCGCAAAGCCGGAACACCGGCAAAAAAACCGATTGTGTGA
- the rpsF gene encoding 30S ribosomal protein S6, with translation MRKYEVMYILRPDLQEEAAKANVERFSGVLTENGAELEKVNEMGKKRLAYEINDHREGFYVLMNFQSEPQAINEMERLMKISDDVIRYLVVREDEK, from the coding sequence ATGCGCAAATACGAAGTTATGTACATTTTACGCCCAGACCTTCAGGAAGAGGCTGCTAAAGCAAACGTTGAACGTTTCTCTGGCGTCCTTACTGAGAACGGTGCTGAGCTTGAAAAAGTTAACGAAATGGGTAAAAAACGTCTGGCGTATGAAATCAACGATCATCGTGAAGGTTTCTACGTGCTCATGAACTTCCAATCCGAGCCGCAGGCTATTAACGAGATGGAACGTCTGATGAAGATCAGCGATGACGTCATTCGTTACTTAGTTGTTCGTGAAGACGAAAAATAA
- the noc gene encoding nucleoid occlusion protein yields the protein MKDQFSRLFGLTERTEHEEIKQILVTQIVPNPYQPRTVFDNNKIDELCETIKVHGVIQPIVVRERNGAFEIIAGERRWRAVTKLGMEKIPAIVKDFNNEQAASIALIENLQREGLTPIEEALAYQKLIDIHGLTQESLANRLGKGQSTVANKLRLLHLPDAVQEALLGRKISERHARALLSLKNEELQLRVLQEVVEKGWNVKQTEQRVKLLLEKQQERKAPQRRSFSKDMRLAINTVRQSVDMVVKSGLQIETEEEDHDEFYQFVIKIPKEKHT from the coding sequence ATGAAGGATCAGTTTTCCCGTTTGTTTGGTTTAACAGAGCGGACGGAGCATGAAGAAATCAAACAGATTCTTGTTACACAGATTGTTCCCAATCCTTATCAGCCACGAACAGTATTCGATAATAACAAAATCGATGAATTATGCGAAACGATAAAAGTACATGGAGTTATTCAACCTATCGTTGTCCGGGAGCGTAACGGCGCATTTGAAATCATCGCAGGTGAGCGTCGCTGGCGGGCCGTAACCAAACTTGGCATGGAGAAAATCCCGGCAATTGTTAAAGATTTTAACAACGAGCAAGCGGCATCGATTGCCTTAATTGAAAACTTGCAGCGAGAAGGACTAACTCCGATTGAAGAGGCGCTTGCGTACCAAAAATTAATTGATATTCACGGCCTGACACAGGAGAGTCTGGCCAATCGGCTGGGAAAAGGTCAATCAACCGTTGCCAACAAACTTCGTCTTCTGCATTTGCCGGATGCGGTACAAGAAGCGCTGCTTGGGCGTAAGATTTCAGAACGCCACGCGCGTGCGTTACTTTCTTTAAAGAATGAAGAGTTGCAGCTGAGAGTCCTTCAGGAAGTCGTAGAGAAGGGCTGGAATGTCAAACAGACAGAGCAGCGAGTAAAGCTATTGCTGGAGAAACAGCAGGAGAGAAAAGCGCCGCAGCGCCGATCTTTCTCAAAAGACATGCGACTTGCCATCAACACAGTGCGTCAGTCGGTTGATATGGTTGTGAAGAGCGGCTTGCAGATTGAAACAGAAGAAGAAGATCATGATGAATTTTATCAGTTTGTGATCAAAATCCCGAAAGAAAAACATACGTAA
- a CDS encoding aminotransferase class V-fold PLP-dependent enzyme, producing the protein MRTIYLDNAATTWPKPAEVSRAMVECVEEYGANPGRGGHKLSMKASKVVYGTRVKLAQLFGIRNPNDIFFAANATQALNQAIKGFCKPGMHVITTALEHNSVRRPLEFMKREHGIEITYSKPDANHLFSVEEIRKAIRPETGLIVVTHGSNLLGTITPIAEIGKLAREHGITYLVDAAQTAGVLPIHVEEMAIDMLAFPGHKGLYGPQGTGGLYVRSDLSLVPLLHGGTGGQSELADQPDTRPDRYESGTLNTPGIAGLGAGVEFVLQTGVDTIREKEWKLTRLALEELAQMPGIHVYGPDRQIERLAVIPLTVDGIEASELAYILDQQYNIAVRSGFHCTPLAHETAGTAETGAVRISFGYFNSEEDVQALITALKEIQEAFGM; encoded by the coding sequence ATGCGCACCATTTATCTGGATAATGCAGCTACGACCTGGCCAAAACCAGCAGAGGTAAGCCGGGCGATGGTAGAATGTGTAGAAGAGTATGGAGCGAATCCGGGGCGGGGCGGTCATAAGCTCTCCATGAAAGCAAGCAAGGTTGTATATGGAACACGGGTAAAGCTGGCCCAGCTTTTTGGCATTCGGAATCCAAATGATATTTTTTTTGCAGCAAATGCAACACAGGCACTCAATCAGGCAATTAAGGGTTTTTGTAAGCCAGGGATGCATGTCATTACGACAGCCTTGGAGCATAATTCGGTTCGCCGTCCGCTTGAATTTATGAAACGCGAGCACGGTATCGAAATTACATATAGTAAGCCTGATGCCAATCATCTGTTTTCCGTTGAAGAAATCCGAAAAGCGATTCGTCCGGAAACAGGGTTGATTGTGGTAACACATGGCTCTAACTTGCTTGGGACGATTACACCTATCGCTGAGATCGGCAAACTGGCACGCGAACATGGCATTACCTATCTGGTGGATGCAGCGCAAACTGCCGGTGTACTTCCGATTCATGTAGAGGAGATGGCGATTGATATGCTGGCGTTTCCGGGACATAAAGGTTTATATGGCCCACAGGGAACTGGCGGATTGTACGTACGCTCTGATCTTTCGCTTGTACCGCTTCTTCACGGGGGAACTGGCGGTCAATCAGAGTTAGCTGATCAGCCCGATACAAGACCAGATCGGTATGAAAGCGGTACGCTGAATACACCGGGGATTGCTGGTTTGGGAGCCGGGGTGGAATTTGTGCTGCAGACTGGAGTCGATACGATTCGGGAAAAAGAATGGAAGTTAACACGGCTGGCACTAGAGGAGCTGGCACAAATGCCGGGCATTCATGTATATGGACCAGATAGGCAGATCGAGCGACTAGCTGTTATTCCGCTGACCGTAGATGGTATTGAAGCATCCGAACTCGCGTATATTTTGGACCAGCAGTATAACATTGCAGTTCGTTCTGGATTTCACTGTACGCCACTTGCACATGAGACAGCAGGTACAGCAGAAACAGGAGCAGTTCGAATAAGCTTTGGGTATTTTAATAGCGAAGAAGATGTGCAGGCGCTTATTACAGCACTCAAGGAGATCCAAGAGGCGTTTGGCATGTAA
- a CDS encoding YybS family protein, which yields MQSNVRGLLEGAFMSAIFLVLFLISFYTPLGFIAIMALPVPMTVYGYRHPLKQGLLTVLAAVLLTFVSAAGVAGVLISLPAALVGIGMGYIYRKKNNAGQALITGTVIGLVTVFISIGISLLFLQINPIDTAVTAMKKMTETMFQGMEAKLNASLQQLPQAQREGAQGHQITAMQERIKMMEQELIPMVSMIIPASLIGSSLLTALLNHVLSSRVLQRMGANAPALPAIRHLRFPRSVLYYYLIALIIPVFIGPVKYPFVRMAVMNISILLQYAIIIQGFAVFAYWAHKKNWRRAGLIVAGCIFLIPPFTFILTLIGILDAGLDLRGRFLQ from the coding sequence ATGCAGAGTAATGTACGAGGACTTCTGGAAGGTGCATTTATGAGCGCTATTTTTCTAGTGCTTTTTCTTATTTCGTTCTATACACCACTAGGTTTCATCGCGATTATGGCACTGCCGGTTCCGATGACAGTATACGGATATCGTCATCCGCTGAAGCAGGGATTATTAACGGTACTGGCTGCGGTATTGTTGACATTTGTATCAGCGGCTGGTGTAGCAGGTGTGCTTATATCCTTGCCGGCGGCCCTAGTTGGTATAGGAATGGGATATATATATAGGAAGAAAAACAATGCCGGTCAAGCACTTATTACCGGAACTGTGATTGGGTTGGTTACGGTATTTATCAGTATTGGTATCTCTCTTTTATTTCTTCAGATTAATCCAATTGATACGGCTGTTACAGCTATGAAAAAGATGACAGAAACTATGTTTCAAGGGATGGAAGCAAAGTTGAATGCTTCTCTTCAGCAACTTCCACAGGCACAACGAGAGGGTGCGCAGGGTCATCAGATCACAGCGATGCAGGAGAGAATCAAGATGATGGAGCAAGAACTTATTCCGATGGTATCTATGATTATCCCGGCATCGTTGATCGGATCATCGCTGTTAACTGCATTATTGAATCACGTGTTGTCTAGCCGTGTCTTACAGCGTATGGGGGCTAATGCGCCTGCTTTGCCTGCGATTCGGCATTTGCGCTTTCCACGTTCAGTTTTGTATTATTATCTTATTGCGCTCATTATTCCGGTATTTATAGGTCCGGTGAAATACCCGTTTGTAAGAATGGCGGTTATGAACATCAGTATACTGCTTCAGTATGCGATTATCATTCAAGGGTTTGCGGTGTTTGCATACTGGGCGCATAAGAAGAATTGGAGAAGAGCGGGACTTATTGTGGCTGGATGTATATTTCTTATTCCACCGTTTACCTTTATACTAACACTGATAGGCATTTTGGATGCTGGATTGGACCTGCGGGGTCGATTTCTTCAATAA
- the yyaC gene encoding spore protease YyaC, with translation MINNNNMVHMYPLTPYRVDHTEDQAIALLTENIGQRLQSYRSYSDIIVFCIGTDRSTGDALGPIVGSNLEKMYTNHITVYGTLESPVHAVNLQETIEHVQRKHTNPLIIAVDACLGQLNSVGKITVAHGPIKPGAGVKKQLPEVGTFHITGIVNIGGFMEYFVLQNTRLSIVMKMGEVIATSISQAITSSKEYPSRFMPPLSSNPFYQSASE, from the coding sequence ATGATTAACAACAATAATATGGTACACATGTACCCGCTCACACCGTATCGAGTTGATCATACAGAGGATCAAGCGATCGCTTTGCTCACAGAAAATATCGGACAGCGCCTTCAATCATATCGTAGTTATTCAGATATCATCGTCTTCTGTATCGGCACTGACCGCTCTACCGGAGACGCACTGGGTCCAATTGTCGGCTCTAATCTGGAAAAAATGTATACGAACCATATTACTGTATACGGCACGCTAGAATCTCCTGTCCATGCCGTTAACCTGCAGGAAACCATTGAACATGTGCAGAGAAAACATACAAATCCGCTCATTATTGCAGTAGATGCGTGCCTGGGTCAGTTGAATAGTGTCGGAAAAATCACAGTTGCACACGGTCCCATCAAACCAGGAGCCGGTGTGAAAAAGCAGCTTCCAGAAGTAGGCACGTTCCATATCACCGGTATCGTTAACATTGGCGGCTTCATGGAATACTTTGTTCTTCAGAATACTCGCCTCAGTATCGTAATGAAAATGGGCGAAGTAATTGCAACTTCTATTTCTCAAGCCATTACTTCTTCCAAAGAGTACCCATCACGCTTTATGCCTCCTCTGTCTTCTAACCCTTTTTATCAAAGTGCATCAGAATAA